A section of the Malus sylvestris chromosome 17, drMalSylv7.2, whole genome shotgun sequence genome encodes:
- the LOC126610375 gene encoding uncharacterized protein LOC126610375, with translation MKEKMSYGVWRRRRVSVGSILIVCALCAGAGLLMLNLRQVDPPTSPDFYMQIGNLDSESENGGGVELETEPQSKSKRNSSSCATVEEMGKEFEGGGFWEESLRVRKFIQHHFDLNGASRVRNLPPEQFCQHGFVMGKASEAGFGNEMYKILSGAALSIMLNRSLIIGQTRGKFPFEDYISYSNFSFTIREIKHLWRLNKCANKYGRQLVMRSDDFEKPAQTNVLCSNWIEWKQPIIWFQGTNDAVAAQFFLKNIHPGMRNAASTLFGKPEDLHSRPNVFGELMRVLITPSVDVQEAVNWVLGGAEPDISLHMRMLMNKSVRAAQAALNCIKKSMHNLGKSPRPRVVLVSDNPSLVKSITPNISKFAEVIHFDYELFKGNISDGRKGLHSLDFRVKDWGPAPRWVAFVDFFLASRAKHAVVSGAHRRVGTTYAQLIAALAAANNLGNDPTGSSFAFLSSFQGDLLREGLRFQIGWGHVWNRFAGPLSCHSQPNQCAFTPLLPPAWWDGLWQSPLPRDIKRLAEYGIELSGFGTIDENHLRSFCSSRKVVVKTIPFLL, from the exons atgaaggaaaagatGAGCTATGGCGTTTGGCGAAGGAGGCGGGTGTCCGTCGGATCAATTCTGATAGTCTGTGCGTTGTGTGCTGGAGCGGGGCTGTTGATGCTCAACTTACGACAAGTCGATCCTCCGACGAGCCCCGATTTCTATATGCAGATTGGAAATTTGGATTCGGAGTCTGAAAACGGCGGCGGAGTTGAGCTGGAGACGGAGCCGCAGAGCAAGAGTAAGCGTAATTCGAGCTCGTGCGCGACGGTGGAGGAGATGGGAAAGGAGTTCGAAGGAGGAGGGTTTTGGGAGGAGAGTCTCAGAGTCAGGAAGTTTATTCAGCATCACTTTGACTTGAATG GTGCTTCCAGGGTAAGAAATCTTCCACCGGAACAGTTTTGTCAGCACGGATTTGTGATGGGTAAAGCATCAGAGGCGGGTTTCGGGAACGAAATGTACAAAATCTTAAGTGGTGCAGCGTTGAGTATAATGTTGAACCGGTCCCTGATCATTGGGCAAACCAG GGGAAAATTCCCTTTTGAGGATTACATTTCCTATTCCAATTTTTCCTTTACCATCAGAGAAATTAAGCATCTTTGGAGACTTAATAAATGTGCAAACAAGTATGGAAGGCAACTGGTTATGAGAAGTGATGACTTTGAGAAGCCAGCACAGACCAATGTTCTTTGTAGCAACTGGATAGAATGGAAGCAACCCATTATATG GTTCCAAGGGACGAATGATGCTGTGGCAGCCCAGTTTTTCTTGAAGAATATCCACCCTGGGATGAGGAATGCTGCTTCTACTTTATTTGGGAAGCCAGAGGATCTCCATTCTCGGCCTAATGTATTTGGGGAGCTGATGAGAGTGCTTATAACCCCTTCTGTGGATGTTCAGGAAGCAGTCAATTGGGTTCTTGGTGGAGCGGAACCTGATATTTCACTGCACATGCGAATGCTCATGAATAA GTCTGTGAGAGCTGCACAGGCAGCATTGAATTGCATAAAAAAATCCATGCACAATCTTGGCAAGTCCCCAAGACCTAGGGTGGTGCTAGTGTCAGATAATCCCTCTCTTGTGAAAAGTATTACTCCAAATATAAGTAAATTTGCGGAG GTTATTCATTTTGATTATGAACTATTCAAAGGAAATATATCCGATGGCCGTAAAGGATTGCACAGTTTAGATTTTAGAGTGAAGGATTGGGGTCCAGCACCTAGATGGGTTGCTTTTGTGGACTTCTTTCTTGCATCGCGTGCAAAACATGCTGTTGTCTCCGGGGCTCACAGGCGTGTTGGGACTACCTATGCTCAGTTAATTGCGGCACTGGCTGCAGCAAACAATCTTG GCAACGACCCAACCGGTTCAAGTTTTGCATTCTTAAGCAGCTTCCAAGGTGATTTGTTGAGAGAAGGTCTAAGGTTTCAGATCGGTTGGGGGCATGTGTGGAACAGATTTGCTGGTCCACTCAGTTGCCATAGCCAGCCCAATCAGTGTGCTTTCACGCCACTTCTCCCTCCGGCTTGGTGGGATGGTCTTTGGCAATCCCCGCTTCCTAGGGATATCAAGAGGCTGGCGGAGTACGGGATTGAGTTATCCGGTTTTGGCACGATCGACGAAAATCATCTTCGGTCTTTTTGTAGTTCAAGGAAGGTGGTTGTGAAAACTATTCCGTTCCTTTTGTAG
- the LOC126610374 gene encoding exocyst complex component EXO70B1-like, giving the protein MEKNLPDKDDQPKPDAPPPDSSAAATIPKPNDDPKSTTTTATATTSPDGDNKSAGTKPDDDQKPSNPTAEVQDEQNSIAKLDDPNVNNAETKVYQGKEGDDPDYEIKKFSSMRVNSTRVKDFKAENVEDQNDPLPVLDEDPVPEPEPEPEPEPEPEPEEEPSLDKVSEDLDHCISSLPETEKLENDVVDALKFPIELPKLVGKFLNLVEDEVVAKRDSGDAKVKWCQEPEKDALFLDALDRIGRLSKYLSFLGLKFEGSHGALINHLGSIQHRALLYLEEEFRILLEESRTCTVTDSASGDHKDNKDHKDSEEHSTKGGNNNSGSNKQQDHQDQESSGGALPDQAESGGGGDELQADQFPGYAQEVANNLNKIAKEMISSGYETECCEVYMISRRHLFDETLHKLGLEKHSLDDIQKMHWESLEREIVSWVKAFKECTTVYFSGERKFVEAVFADYPSISSSLFSNLTKGVMIQLLNFAEGIAISKRSAEKLFKTLDMYEALREVIPKMDNLFPADCVNELKHETSNVRTRLGVAAICIFCDLENSIKAETGRNPVPGGAVHPLTRYTMNYLRYACEYKDTLELVFREHSKIERADSTSRPERGEYEAGEGSGNASDDQSPFYLQLMRVMDLLDSNLETKAKLYKDVALSSIFMMNNGRYILQKIKGSAEINSCIGETWYRRRSSDLRQYHKNYQRETWGRLLQCLSHEGLSVNGKVAKPVLKERFKSFNALFDEIHKTQSTWVVSDEQMQSELRVSISAVVIPAYRSFLGRFSQVFDAGRQTEKYVKFQPEDIETYIEELFDGNPNSSIFKKKP; this is encoded by the coding sequence ATGGAGAAGAACCTTCCGGACAAAGACGATCAGCCCAAACCCGACGCACCGCCACCGGACTCCTCCGCCGCCGCTACAATTCCAAAGCCTAATGACGATCCCAagtccaccaccaccactgctACTGCTACTACAAGTCCTGACGGCGATAATAAGTCCGCTGGCACTAAGCCAGACGATGACCAAAAGCCGTCTAATCCAACGGCTGAGGTTCAGGATGAGCAGAACTCCATTGCAAAGCTTGATGATCCAAATGTAAATAACGCCGAGACCAAAGTTTATCAAGGGAAGGAAGGTGATGACCCGGATTACGAGATAAAAAAGTTCAGCAGTATGAGGGTCAATAGTACCAGAGTGAAGGATTTTAAAGCTGAGAATGTTGAAGATCAGAACGATCCACTTCCGGTACTGGATGAAGATCCAGTTCCCGAACCCGAACCCGAACCCGAACCTGAACCTGAACCTGAACCGGAAGAGGAACCTAGCCTCGACAAGGTCTCGGAGGATCTCGACCACTGCATCTCGTCTCTGCCTGAAACCGAAAAACTTGAAAACGACGTCGTGGACGCCCTCAAGTTTCCGATTGAGCTTCCGAAGCTGGTGGGAAAGTTTTTGAATCTAGTTGAGGACGAGGTGGTGGCGAAACGCGACTCTGGCGACGCTAAGGTGAAATGGTGTCAGGAGCCTGAGAAGGACGCGTTGTTTCTGGATGCTCTTGATCGGATAGGGAGGCTGAGCAAGTACCTCTCTTTCCTCGGATTGAAATTCGAAGGGAGTCACGGCGCGTTGATCAACCACCTCGGAAGCATTCAGCACCGAGCGTTGCTGTATCTGGAAGAAGAATTCAGAATTCTTCTAGAAGAATCTAGAACCTGCACCGTCACTGACTCTGCATCCGGCGACCATAAGGACAATAAAGATCATAAGGACAGCGAAGAGCACAGTACTAAAGGCGGGAATAATAACAGCGGCAGTAATAAGCAACAGGATCATCAAGATCAGGAAAGCAGCGGCGGCGCATTGCCGGATCAGGCGGAGTCGGGAGGCGGCGGAGATGAATTACAGGCCGATCAGTTCCCTGGATATGCTCAAGAGGTAGCGAACAATCTGAACAAGATAGCCAAAGAGATGATATCCAGCGGATACGAAACGGAGTGTTGCGAGGTTTACATGATCTCGAGAAGGCACTTGTTCGATGAGACTCTGCACAAGTTGGGACTAGAGAAGCACAGCCTCGACGACATTCAGAAAATGCACTGGGAATCGCTCGAAAGAGAGATCGTGTCATGGGTGAAGGCCTTCAAGGAATGCACCACCGTATACTTCTCCGGCGAGCGGAAGTTCGTGGAGGCGGTGTTTGCTGACTACCCGTCCATCTCGTCGAGCCTGTTTAGCAATTTGACCAAGGGGGTGATGATACAGCTTCTCAATTTCGCGGAGGGGATTGCGATATCGAAGCGGTCGGCGGAGAAGCTGTTTAAGACGCTGGACATGTACGAGGCGTTGCGGGAGGTGATCCCCAAAATGGACAACTTGTTTCCGGCAGACTGCGTGAACGAGCTGAAGCACGAGACCTCTAATGTCCGGACCCGCCTCGGCGTGGCGGCGATATGCATTTTCTGTGATCTGGAGAACTCAATTAAGGCTGAGACGGGTAGAAACCCGGTTCCGGGAGGGGCGGTCCATCCGCTGACCCGATACACGATGAATTACCTGAGGTACGCGTGCGAGTACAAGGACACGCTCGAATTGGTTTTCAGAGAGCACTCGAAGATCGAACGCGCCGATTCGACGAGTCGGCCCGAACGCGGCGAGTACGAGGCAGGGGAGGGATCCGGGAACGCGAGTGACGACCAATCGCCGTTTTACTTGCAGCTGATGCGCGTGATGGACTTGCTGGACTCGAATCTCGAGACGAAAGCGAAGCTGTACAAGGACGTGGCTCTGAGCTCCATCTTCATGATGAACAACGGGCGATACATCTTGCAGAAAATCAAAGGGTCGGCAGAGATCAACTCGTGTATAGGCGAGACGTGGTACCGTCGGCGGTCGTCGGATCTGAGGCAGTACCACAAGAACTACCAGAGGGAGACGTGGGGCCGGCTGCTGCAGTGCCTGAGCCACGAAGGGCTGAGCGTGAACGGGAAGGTGGCGAAGCCGGTGTTGAAGGAGAGGTTCAAGAGCTTCAACGCCTTGTTCGATGAGATCCACAAGACGCAAAGCACGTGGGTGGTGAGCGACGAGCAGATGCAGTCGGAGTTGAGGGTGTCGATATCAGCGGTGGTGATTCCGGCGTACCGATCATTCTTGGGGCGGTTCTCGCAGGTTTTCGATGCGGGGAGGCAGACGGAGAAGTACGTAAAATTCCAGCCGGAAGATATAGAGACGTACATTGAGGAGCTATTTGATGGAAACCCCAACTCCTCCATATTCAAAAAGAAACCATAA